One window from the genome of Cyclobacterium amurskyense encodes:
- a CDS encoding glycoside hydrolase family 3 N-terminal domain-containing protein: protein MWQKVYAMFFCCLLLIGLVSGHDVSEPRDPLVSENSIAQSNWVDSVFNSLTFEERLGQLFMVAAYSNKGQVHVNNISKLIEEENLGGLIFFQGGPVRQANLTNYYQEISKTPLFIAMDAEWGIGMRLDSVLNFPKQMTLGAAKNDALVYQMGKEIARQFKEIGMHINFAPVVDVNSNPANPVIGYRSFGERKELVSNKSLAYMRGMQDNGILANAKHFPGHGDTNSDSHYTTPVINNSKARIVDVDLYPYREMIDEGLMSIMVAHLHIPSLGSEANLPTTLSPKVVTQLLKEEMNFKGLIFTDALNMKGVSSLYKPGEVELMALLAGNDVLLYAEDVPKSKTLILQAVADGRISQEEIDQRVRKILNAKYWAGLHKQQKVDTHKLVERISNFGTKALIEQLYASSLTVVNNENDLIPVKHLDLEKMASLTLGNKGETFKKYLSKYAEFKHFTLRANSNQNNFQAMEKNLEEFSTIVVGVMGMTNNSRRNFGLNNDEIAFINRLQKNHNVITVVFGNAYSANRFKDLGNLVMAYERNEFTEQLAPQVIFGGREGTGKLPISLQASWEEGGQGVKTKTLHRLAYSTPEAQGMDSRELMKIDRLMENAIARKATPGGSILIAKNGSVVFEKTYGHYDYTHQQAVTDKTLYDLASLTKVMATTQAIMFLNSREMINLDDQLKIHLPELEGTNKGDITIRNILTHEAGLTPYIPHFSNTLEGSNWKPEYYSHQKSEQYPLEIANGIYGNKSLPDSVWKWTVASNLRYSGTKSTKYNYRYSDVGMYLLHKLIEKLVNQPMDEFLEQQFYAPLGMYQFGYLPLKRFKSDQIAPTELDNLFRKTLVQGYVHDPGAALYGGVAGHAGLFGNANDLAKMMQMMLQNGKYGLEEPIDQATIEKFTSKQSFQSRRGLGWDKPDPKKDKGPTGNLASPSTFGHTGFTGTAAWADPEQQLIYIFLSNRVHPNAGNNQLLRDNVRSDIQDIIYQSIENRFLLADK, encoded by the coding sequence ATGTGGCAAAAAGTTTACGCAATGTTTTTCTGTTGCCTTCTTTTGATAGGATTGGTGTCAGGTCACGATGTCTCTGAACCAAGGGATCCCTTGGTTAGCGAAAATTCAATTGCTCAAAGCAATTGGGTAGACAGCGTCTTCAACAGCCTTACCTTCGAAGAAAGACTTGGACAACTTTTTATGGTAGCCGCCTATTCAAACAAAGGACAGGTACATGTCAATAACATCTCAAAATTAATCGAAGAGGAGAACCTTGGAGGTCTAATTTTCTTTCAGGGAGGACCTGTAAGGCAAGCCAATCTAACCAACTATTACCAGGAGATCTCCAAAACCCCGCTCTTCATCGCAATGGATGCAGAATGGGGTATAGGCATGCGCCTTGATAGTGTGCTAAACTTCCCAAAACAAATGACCCTTGGGGCGGCCAAAAATGACGCCCTGGTCTATCAAATGGGGAAAGAAATTGCCAGGCAGTTTAAAGAAATTGGTATGCACATTAATTTTGCCCCAGTAGTAGATGTAAACTCCAACCCGGCCAACCCAGTGATAGGTTACCGCTCCTTTGGGGAAAGGAAAGAATTGGTCAGTAACAAATCTCTTGCATACATGCGCGGAATGCAGGACAATGGCATCTTGGCTAATGCCAAACATTTTCCCGGACACGGTGACACCAATTCAGATTCTCACTATACCACACCCGTCATCAACAACAGCAAGGCCAGAATAGTGGATGTGGACTTGTATCCCTACAGAGAGATGATTGATGAAGGATTGATGAGTATCATGGTTGCCCACCTGCATATTCCAAGCTTAGGAAGCGAAGCCAATCTCCCCACCACCCTGTCTCCAAAGGTAGTCACCCAGCTTCTCAAGGAAGAAATGAACTTCAAGGGACTAATTTTTACTGATGCCCTTAACATGAAAGGAGTCAGTAGTCTATACAAACCGGGTGAAGTGGAACTTATGGCTTTACTTGCAGGCAATGACGTTTTATTGTACGCAGAAGATGTACCCAAATCCAAAACACTTATTTTACAGGCTGTAGCAGATGGAAGAATCAGTCAGGAAGAAATCGACCAAAGGGTTAGAAAAATCCTGAATGCCAAATACTGGGCAGGCCTTCACAAGCAACAAAAAGTAGATACCCATAAGTTGGTTGAGCGAATTTCCAACTTTGGGACTAAAGCACTTATTGAACAATTGTACGCCTCCTCCTTAACTGTGGTGAACAATGAAAATGATTTGATACCTGTAAAGCACCTGGATCTTGAAAAAATGGCTTCCCTCACTTTAGGAAATAAAGGGGAAACATTCAAAAAATACCTAAGCAAATACGCCGAATTCAAACACTTTACATTAAGGGCCAATAGCAATCAGAACAACTTCCAGGCAATGGAAAAAAACCTGGAAGAATTCAGTACCATCGTAGTGGGAGTAATGGGCATGACCAATAATTCACGAAGGAATTTTGGATTAAATAATGATGAAATAGCTTTTATCAATCGATTGCAAAAAAACCATAATGTCATCACTGTTGTTTTTGGAAATGCATATTCCGCCAATAGGTTTAAAGACCTAGGCAATTTGGTTATGGCCTATGAAAGAAATGAATTCACTGAGCAATTAGCCCCGCAAGTTATTTTTGGAGGTAGGGAAGGCACGGGAAAACTCCCCATCAGCCTGCAAGCGTCCTGGGAAGAAGGTGGTCAAGGGGTAAAGACAAAAACCTTACATAGACTGGCTTATTCCACCCCTGAGGCCCAGGGAATGGACAGCAGAGAGTTGATGAAAATTGATAGATTAATGGAGAATGCCATTGCTCGCAAGGCTACACCAGGAGGGTCTATCCTTATTGCAAAAAATGGCTCGGTAGTGTTCGAAAAGACCTATGGTCATTACGACTATACCCACCAACAAGCTGTAACTGACAAAACACTTTACGACCTGGCTTCGCTTACAAAGGTAATGGCTACGACACAAGCGATCATGTTCTTGAACAGCAGAGAAATGATTAACTTGGATGACCAGCTAAAAATACACTTGCCTGAATTGGAAGGCACCAATAAGGGAGACATTACAATACGGAATATCCTGACCCATGAAGCGGGGCTTACACCCTATATCCCCCATTTCAGTAACACCTTAGAGGGAAGTAATTGGAAGCCCGAGTATTACAGTCATCAAAAAAGCGAGCAATACCCTCTGGAAATAGCAAATGGGATTTATGGCAATAAGTCCCTTCCAGATAGCGTATGGAAATGGACCGTGGCTTCAAACCTAAGGTATAGCGGTACCAAAAGCACAAAATACAACTACAGGTATTCAGATGTAGGCATGTACCTTTTACATAAGCTAATTGAAAAGTTGGTCAACCAACCTATGGATGAATTTTTGGAACAGCAATTTTATGCTCCATTAGGCATGTACCAATTTGGCTATCTTCCCTTAAAAAGGTTTAAGTCTGATCAGATAGCACCTACAGAATTAGACAACTTGTTCAGAAAAACCCTGGTTCAGGGCTATGTACATGACCCCGGAGCCGCACTTTATGGAGGAGTAGCGGGTCATGCCGGTCTATTTGGTAATGCCAATGATCTGGCTAAAATGATGCAGATGATGCTGCAAAATGGGAAATACGGATTGGAGGAACCTATAGATCAGGCCACCATAGAAAAATTTACCAGCAAGCAGTCCTTTCAGAGCAGAAGAGGCTTGGGATGGGACAAGCCCGATCCTAAAAAGGACAAAGGACCAACAGGTAATCTTGCCTCTCCAAGCACTTTTGGACACACAGGATTTACAGGAACTGCTGCTTGGGCAGATCCGGAACAACAGTTAATTTATATTTTTCTTTCCAATCGGGTTCACCCAAATGCAGGAAATAACCAACTTTTAAGAGACAATG